A genomic region of Bernardetia sp. ABR2-2B contains the following coding sequences:
- a CDS encoding redoxin domain-containing protein, with amino-acid sequence MSQRLETGQLAPLFSLNDVYDREINLSDYKNKGKKILVSFLRNVTCPFCNFRLHQLTTKNDEWKDRLEMIFFLEAKKSVILRSSFHQGISPIPIISDFERETYERYGTEVSTEKFNITMNSKEQMAVCTELVEKGFQIDSGELILHTVPADFLLDENLNIIKSHYGEDVQDYLPFHEIEAAL; translated from the coding sequence ATGTCTCAACGCTTAGAAACAGGTCAGTTAGCCCCTTTATTTTCTCTTAATGATGTCTATGATAGAGAAATTAATCTGTCTGACTACAAAAATAAAGGCAAAAAAATATTAGTTTCTTTTCTTAGAAATGTAACTTGTCCCTTTTGTAATTTTAGACTTCATCAACTTACCACTAAAAATGATGAGTGGAAAGACCGATTGGAAATGATTTTCTTTTTAGAAGCAAAGAAAAGCGTAATTCTGCGAAGTTCATTTCATCAAGGAATTTCCCCAATTCCAATTATTTCAGATTTTGAAAGAGAAACTTATGAGCGATATGGCACAGAAGTTTCTACTGAAAAGTTCAATATTACAATGAATTCGAAAGAGCAAATGGCTGTCTGCACAGAGTTAGTAGAAAAAGGCTTTCAGATAGATTCTGGAGAACTTATACTTCATACTGTACCTGCTGATTTCCTTTTAGATGAGAATTTGAACATTATAAAATCACATTATGGAGAAGATGTGCAAGATTATTTACCTTTTCACGAAATAGAAGCAGCTTTATAA
- a CDS encoding redoxin domain-containing protein: MSQRLETGQLAPLFSLTDIYDREIDLSAYKNKGKKILISFFRNVACPFCNFRIHQLTAKNDQWKDDLEMIFFLEAKKEVVLRSSFHQGVSPIPIIADFGRATYRKYGTEVSAEKFNATINSKEQMAVHSKLVEKGYEINSGETMIHSIPADFLLDENLNIIKAYYGKDIPDHLPFNEIEEVVFGKK; this comes from the coding sequence ATGTCTCAACGCTTAGAAACAGGTCAGTTAGCCCCTTTATTTTCTCTGACTGATATTTATGATAGAGAAATTGATTTATCAGCTTATAAAAATAAAGGCAAAAAAATATTAATTTCTTTTTTTAGAAATGTAGCTTGTCCATTTTGTAATTTTAGAATCCATCAACTTACAGCCAAAAATGACCAATGGAAAGATGATTTGGAAATGATTTTCTTTTTAGAGGCAAAAAAAGAAGTTGTCTTGCGTAGTTCTTTTCATCAAGGCGTTTCTCCCATTCCAATTATTGCAGATTTTGGTAGAGCAACGTATCGAAAATATGGTACAGAAGTTTCTGCTGAAAAGTTTAATGCTACTATTAATTCGAAAGAACAAATGGCTGTTCATTCCAAATTAGTAGAAAAAGGATATGAGATAAACTCTGGAGAGACCATGATTCATTCAATTCCAGCTGATTTTCTATTAGATGAGAATCTAAATATTATAAAGGCATATTATGGAAAGGATATTCCAGACCATTTACCATTTAATGAAATAGAAGAAGTTGTGTTTGGAAAGAAATAA
- a CDS encoding AtpZ/AtpI family protein produces MANQKNENSQHQDNLEDKLYKELEEKLNKIESNFEQNVKEELEQLVEKDSFEELRFDNEQLQNKDFDTVQNTDLPLTKVELTPTFKNSYIDKINVASKKREEALKKGSNKYIKYSSIGMEMIGSVLLGGFGGNWLDKKLEFSFPLFTIILILLGLGATFTHLIMQLNADRKAEEEEAKKSKS; encoded by the coding sequence ATGGCAAACCAAAAGAACGAGAACTCGCAACATCAAGATAATTTGGAGGATAAACTCTATAAAGAGCTTGAGGAAAAACTCAATAAAATAGAATCTAACTTTGAGCAAAATGTCAAAGAAGAGCTAGAGCAACTGGTAGAAAAAGATTCATTTGAAGAACTTCGTTTTGATAATGAGCAGTTACAAAATAAAGATTTTGATACTGTACAGAATACTGACCTTCCCTTGACCAAAGTAGAGCTAACTCCTACTTTTAAAAATTCTTATATCGACAAAATAAATGTTGCTTCTAAGAAAAGAGAAGAAGCTCTGAAAAAAGGCTCTAATAAATACATTAAATATTCTAGTATTGGAATGGAGATGATAGGCTCTGTACTTTTGGGAGGATTTGGAGGAAACTGGTTAGATAAAAAATTAGAATTTAGCTTTCCACTTTTCACAATTATTCTTATTTTACTTGGTCTGGGGGCTACTTTTACACATCTCATCATGCAGCTTAATGCTGACAGAAAAGCAGAGGAGGAGGAAGCAAAAAAATCCAAAAGTTAA
- a CDS encoding polymer-forming cytoskeletal protein codes for MFQSKKQTVSSSEVEANNIIGKGTKIIGDLITQGNIRIDGEINGNITSKSKVALGSGSNLKGNLASSNAEIEGEVTGNIFIAELLILKANAVINGDVSALRMITEPGAKINGQCKVGEAPKATTSLSNSALNGTPKSVLNGKPKERELATSR; via the coding sequence ATGTTCCAATCAAAAAAACAAACAGTAAGCTCATCAGAAGTAGAAGCAAATAATATTATAGGTAAAGGCACTAAAATTATAGGTGATTTAATCACACAAGGAAATATTAGAATTGATGGAGAAATAAATGGAAATATTACTTCAAAATCTAAAGTTGCCTTGGGTAGTGGCTCTAACTTAAAGGGAAATCTTGCCTCTAGCAATGCAGAAATAGAAGGAGAAGTTACTGGAAATATTTTTATAGCTGAACTACTTATCTTGAAAGCAAATGCTGTAATTAATGGTGATGTTTCTGCTTTACGTATGATAACCGAACCAGGTGCTAAAATAAACGGACAGTGTAAAGTAGGAGAAGCACCGAAAGCAACAACTTCTTTATCTAACTCTGCTTTGAATGGTACTCCTAAATCCGTATTAAATGGCAAACCAAAAGAACGAGAACTCGCAACATCAAGATAA